The following proteins are encoded in a genomic region of Micromonospora olivasterospora:
- a CDS encoding Pycsar system effector family protein — translation MIRFADVKAAAVLAAAGVLAGQLPSAHGSWAKGVLSVAGICIVLSALLALYTLAPRRQAAPAWSLHYYDHVARRYGKDREAFVDAWVAAAADEDAFERAIAGQIWAANMVAYRKFTRITWSIRALVVGVVALAAVVIT, via the coding sequence ATGATCCGCTTCGCCGACGTGAAGGCTGCCGCCGTCCTGGCCGCCGCCGGGGTCCTGGCTGGGCAGCTGCCGTCGGCTCACGGATCCTGGGCCAAAGGCGTCTTGTCCGTCGCCGGCATCTGCATCGTGCTCAGCGCGTTGCTGGCGCTCTACACGCTGGCGCCACGACGGCAGGCTGCACCCGCGTGGTCCCTGCACTACTATGACCACGTCGCCCGTCGGTACGGCAAGGACCGGGAAGCCTTCGTCGATGCCTGGGTGGCGGCGGCGGCTGACGAGGACGCGTTCGAGCGGGCGATCGCCGGACAGATCTGGGCTGCAAACATGGTGGCGTACCGCAAGTTCACCCGAATCACCTGGTCCATCCGCGCCCTCGTGGTCGGCGTCGTGGCCCTCGCGGCCGTGGTCATCACCTGA
- a CDS encoding EAL domain-containing protein produces MLLPQRIAFGGLMAPSRRWAVLIGLDQCGRNVQLPPLRYAESDVLALRDVLLDQDIGTFDDGAVKMFVGPDATWREIKIFLRDLALQSAPSDVLFVYFAGHTLVPQWSDQLDAYLVTADLDPEVLAREPDSGLRMSFLKRDIFDAFAGASFLVLDCCHAGVYTDADRRNIKVLQSYAEAVDRPRHNALLACPSGSVTRESAEYGHGTLTHHVLRALRGRAGDEAGRVSFAQMATFVAEQGMDPPPVHTAHVYGATTVLTHPPMSRHDRQALSSPANPGISRPCLNPLEDQTSSIRQLLDRMFRADVRSAHQSHQGERDGRVELIRHALDAESAAVVEFVGSSFGVVNRTARFDKDTLSPMLEIAAVDGVKHPRATPGYVVSHGVGRRMLCVPLSFAGDRTLTLVVVDPALAQLDMGEPLAVMLRAVWESDPAADPLQSEMTVLTALRTSFGRLPLKLYDDAFSLYQQLIGSMIMVFQPVVELDQRATGVSVQSFEALARRNDGELRAPWSALRMAHDWGDRFVVERDAILVAKAIHSYAEADAASGWQGTKPLSVNVAVRSLLSDAYLNQVSKALTEAGLQPRSLTLEISEQDPITPEPGERWPQEPLVYFHNRLTTLARELRISFAVDDFGVGYASLARMAELPLTQIKVDRAILHHPMALEELTLVARVARYASDQGQAGQPRTVIVEGFDDDAPVSLYEIFRLGIHHVQGYLSGAVASTTLRELDPAVQERIASLVRGEK; encoded by the coding sequence ATGCTGTTACCGCAGCGGATCGCCTTTGGGGGGCTGATGGCGCCGAGCAGACGTTGGGCGGTCCTGATCGGACTCGACCAGTGTGGCCGCAACGTCCAGTTACCTCCGCTCCGGTACGCCGAGAGTGATGTTCTCGCGCTGCGAGACGTGTTGTTGGACCAGGACATCGGCACCTTCGACGACGGCGCGGTAAAGATGTTCGTAGGTCCCGACGCCACCTGGCGCGAGATCAAGATATTTCTGCGTGATCTGGCCCTGCAGTCTGCGCCGTCGGATGTCTTGTTTGTCTACTTCGCCGGCCATACGCTGGTCCCGCAATGGAGTGATCAACTCGATGCCTATCTGGTCACGGCTGACCTTGATCCGGAGGTACTTGCCCGCGAGCCCGACAGCGGGTTACGGATGTCCTTCCTCAAGCGGGATATCTTCGACGCCTTCGCGGGCGCCTCGTTCCTGGTGCTCGACTGTTGTCACGCGGGTGTCTACACCGATGCGGACCGACGCAACATCAAGGTTCTGCAGTCGTACGCGGAGGCGGTGGACCGACCCCGGCACAATGCTCTGCTCGCCTGCCCCAGTGGATCAGTGACCCGGGAGAGCGCCGAGTATGGCCACGGAACGTTGACCCACCATGTGTTGCGAGCGTTGCGGGGCAGGGCAGGCGACGAGGCGGGACGGGTATCGTTTGCGCAGATGGCGACGTTTGTCGCCGAGCAGGGTATGGATCCGCCGCCGGTGCACACAGCGCACGTCTACGGAGCCACCACGGTGCTGACCCACCCGCCCATGTCCCGGCACGATCGCCAAGCGCTCAGCAGCCCGGCGAACCCAGGCATCTCGCGTCCCTGCCTAAACCCACTTGAGGACCAGACGAGCTCGATCCGGCAGCTGCTGGATCGGATGTTCCGCGCCGACGTGCGCTCAGCGCACCAGTCTCATCAGGGCGAACGAGACGGACGCGTCGAACTCATCCGACACGCGCTCGATGCGGAATCGGCCGCGGTCGTGGAGTTCGTCGGCAGCAGCTTCGGTGTGGTGAACCGAACGGCTCGGTTCGACAAGGACACGCTGTCGCCGATGCTTGAGATCGCGGCCGTCGACGGCGTAAAGCATCCCAGGGCGACGCCGGGATATGTTGTTTCGCATGGGGTCGGCCGCCGGATGCTTTGCGTGCCTCTCTCGTTCGCTGGCGACCGTACTCTCACCCTTGTGGTGGTCGACCCGGCACTTGCCCAGCTGGACATGGGCGAACCGCTGGCCGTCATGCTCCGGGCGGTCTGGGAATCCGATCCGGCCGCCGATCCTCTGCAGTCGGAGATGACCGTCCTGACTGCCCTGCGCACCTCATTCGGCCGACTCCCACTCAAGCTGTACGACGATGCTTTCAGCCTCTACCAACAGCTGATCGGGTCGATGATCATGGTGTTCCAGCCGGTCGTCGAGCTGGACCAACGCGCGACCGGTGTCAGCGTCCAGAGCTTCGAGGCGTTGGCCCGCCGCAACGACGGTGAGCTGCGCGCTCCCTGGTCTGCGCTGCGGATGGCCCATGACTGGGGCGACCGATTCGTCGTCGAACGCGACGCAATCCTCGTAGCCAAAGCAATCCACTCCTACGCCGAAGCCGACGCAGCCTCCGGATGGCAGGGAACCAAGCCGTTGTCGGTCAACGTGGCGGTCCGCTCACTGCTCAGCGACGCGTACCTCAACCAGGTGAGCAAGGCGCTCACCGAGGCAGGGTTGCAGCCCCGAAGCCTGACACTGGAAATCTCCGAGCAGGACCCGATCACACCGGAGCCGGGCGAGCGATGGCCGCAGGAGCCCCTGGTCTACTTCCACAACCGGCTCACCACGCTCGCGAGAGAGCTGCGGATCAGCTTCGCGGTCGACGACTTCGGAGTTGGCTACGCATCGCTGGCACGTATGGCCGAGTTGCCGCTCACCCAGATCAAGGTCGACCGGGCGATCCTGCACCATCCCATGGCGTTGGAGGAACTCACGTTGGTGGCGCGCGTCGCTCGCTACGCCAGCGACCAGGGACAGGCCGGGCAGCCGAGGACGGTCATCGTCGAGGGCTTCGACGATGACGCACCAGTCAGTCTGTACGAGATTTTCCGCCTGGGCATCCATCACGTGCAGGGCTACCTCAGCGGTGCGGTCGCCTCGACGACGCTGCGCGAACTGGACCCAGCCGTACAGGAACGGATCGCATCACTCGTGAGAGGGGAAAAGTGA